CTTAGCACATTTGTGAGTTCCTTTCAAAATCATCAATTGCTTCAGTCAGACTAAACATACATTTTCtgtttgcaaatattttgcagtaaaaTTGCACTCAGCAGCAGGGTAGAATAATTTCATTCATTGTTCTCCTGAAGTGTGTGGTAGAACTCTTAATTCATGTAAGAAACTTGGGCTGTTGAAGCCAACTGCCAGCACTGTCAGGTCTGTGCCCTTACACAAGAGGTCAGTGGACCAGGAGGTCCCAGCCACATAAATGCCTCTGGAAAATATGTTCATTGTGTTCAAAATTGAAATAAAGCCACTACTTGTTTTACAGTCAGAGTAAAGTCATTATTTACCTTTCTGTGTACTGCtggttgcttttatttttttttattgttgcttttttgtttgtttgtttgctgctgAACTGTTGCTCAGAGGCAAGGACTGAGCAAGGTGCAGGATGTTTGAGGAATAGTTTAGTCCTCAGGAGGCTTGCAATGTAGACTGCTAGATAAAGTGAACAGCAGTATGAGAAGAATGGTGTCTACTGCCAGTGTGTACACAGTAAGCATCTTCAACACTTACTGTTCCTGCAGCTTTTGGTACATGGTTACTGCTGTGTTCCTCATGTTTTATGGGGTACCATTGtatttcccccttccctttctTCAGTGCTGTATTTCAGGTGGCGAATGAAAACTGCATATGGTTCTTTAGGTGGGAAGATGCTGAGTGCAGTTAGCAAGCATTGCAAGGCAGGGTGGCAAAGAAGCATGTGTTAGAATATTCAAAATTTGATTCAATTTTATGCATATCTCAGATGCATATCAATTTCTGCTTTCTAGAAGGAAATCAGCACCTCACTATGAATCTTGACCAGGCATTAATTAATATGGATTTAAGTTGAGATTTTGAGTGGTTAAATACAACGGTTAGTTTCAATTCAGTGAATAAATCTAGAGGTTAAAATGTACATTTGCTCTATCAGTCATCTGCCCTTAGCTTAAAGCTGGGGGCCTCTATTCTGTCTGCCTTTAACAGACCAGCAATTCCCACTGAATTTACCAGTGCCTGTGGCAAAGAAATCAGCAAATCAGCCTGTTCAGCTGTGGTTACCAGAGTCGTTCGTCTCTTCAGCAAAAGCTGTGTCTGTTCAGGGTCTGTGTGTGGCCGCCAAGTCAGTCAAGCCCCGGTGTGTAACTGCGCGTCTCACCTGGCGCAGTCCCGTCCACAGCAGTGAAGTTGCACATGGTTAGGCCAGGCGCAGAGGTCTGTTTTTAATTGTGTGGGATGGAGATAAAGCTGTGCAAAAGTGAAATTAAACAGCTCTCCCTTTCAAAACCATTAGGATGATACAGCAGGGCCTGGCCCTTTTCATAATGAGGGCCGAGATGTTTGCACAGCCCTCGGTTCACAGCGAGCTACTTTAATTAAACCTAACCTAGCCCACGCATGAACCCGACTGGTGAATTTGGGTCGCCTGGAGGACGCGCCACCTCGTCCAGTTATCTCGGGGGAAAGTGGGGGATGAGAATAAACACAATCCAGTCTGCACGGATGCCCGGAGCAGCTCAACACCGGCCTGTGGGGTATATCCGGGGGAAGAAGCCCCCGGGAGGGTCTGTGGCCTCCGCGCTGCCTGTGACCGCGCCCCGGGCCCTGCCACCGGCCCCCGCAACTAGCGGGGACGGAGGGTTTGGTCTGGGGGAcggccctgcagcccctgctgcccctctcCTGCTTTCGGCAAGAAAGTACCCAGGTATCAAACGGAATCGAGGGATGGTATTGAAAGAGCAAGTGAGGCGGAAATTTAAAGCCCCTCTGCTAATAATAACAGTATAAATAACCGAAGACATCTTGTAAACAGTGCGGTCATAACCCTGAAACATTAAACAGCGCGGTGGGATCTGGCGCATCAGCTGCCGGCGGCCGCTGCCGGTGCAGGGGGAGCGCCCCGCACTCCTGTTTATCTCAGCCTCATCTCCCACGGGCACGCTGATCGATAGAGAGGAGATGTTTAAGTTAAAAATTCTCGGCGCTGAGGACCGACTGTACTTCATCAATAGATCACTGCTCCTGTCcccgcggagcggagcggccggAGCGGCGGGGGCGACTCCCGCAGCGCCCGGGCGCCGGGCTGcggagccgggccgggctcccGCGGTGAGCTGCGGACCCAGTCATCCCCTCCCCCAAGGGTTTGCTCCAGGTCTTTAGCTCCGGGGAAGCAGACCTCCCGTGGCCCGGGGTGGAGAGGCGGGATCCCCGCAGCGCGGCCGCTTCGCGGAGCGGCGGAGCCGGCGGAGGCTCAGTCCTTTCCCCGCCGAGCCCGAGAGTCTCAAACGAACACTTAACACCGCTCTGTGTTCAGTAGAAAGGAAGGTTTATTCACAGAAATAGAGCAGAATCTGCTTGAAgaaaatatatctatatatctttAAGGTGAATTACTTCATAGAGATGACTGTCAAAGTCAGTTTTTCTAGGCATCTACATATTTCACAGGTCTCAGACAAAAGATACACGCGTGGTAGGTTTTGTTTGATCTCTGTCTTTTCTCTAGTAGCTCTTGAACCAGCAAGGCTGTGGTTGCAGGACACTCGACTGTACACGCATTTAATAAAGTTAAATAGAGTCAGGATCTCTCAGGGTGGATGGAGTCTTTGCTAGGGCACATTTGGTCTCCTCTGCGCCGGGAGAGCGGCTCTCCCCGTGGCTCTGCCCGGGGCccggggcagcggcggggccgcggcgggtccctgcccgccccgccgcccgctccaCGGCCACGCCGGGACGGACGCTGCTGGCCTGGCCGCGGGGCTCAGGATGCTGTCGGGCCGCACAAGCGGTTTGTGTTCACCACTTCTTTCAGGTCACTCTCGGGTTTGCCGGCTACCATAAAAGGCCAAGTCTGTAGCCAGGAAAAGACACGGGTGGGAAGGGGGTTACATATGGAGAAATGCACATTGCAACGCTCATATCACCAGCGGGTCCGGCTCGGGAGCGTCCGGGGGGACTGAGCCCGGCATCCACCACCTGAGTCCACTTCGGGCAGCGCCCAGCGGGGCTCAGGCTCAGTTGCCGCTGCCTTCGGCAAGGACCCTTCTGCCTTTCGCCGGCGGCTGATGCCGCTCCGCCTCACAGCCCCGGCGGGCCCCACCGGGCGTCCTCGGGGCGGCGGAGCCCGTGTGATACGCGGCagaaggaagggagaaaggagCCGCCTGGCTCCGGCACATTCGCATCCCCCCGGCACAATCTCCGCGGGCACCCCGCCGCAGCCGCGCCTCCCCCCGCGTTTGGTCGTGACCGGCGTGGGGACTCCGACCCGCGGGAGTCGCCTCACGTCCCGCCGCGCTACCCGGGCGCAGGAGCTGCTCGGGACCCGGCAGCCCCCGGCCACTCTCCCTGGTCTCCCGCGGCTCGGGGAGCATGTTTTGGTGTGCCTCTGTGCGGAAGAGGAGGGAGGTTATATCTATATTGggtgctggttttgttttactttttttttttttcccccatactgTTGCTCTgaggattttgtttttaatcaaaAATTATCTCCCAGGCCCTTATCAGCTGACACAGCGGGTAACGTACTGTCCCCCAGAGTCCAGAGCTCAAAAGGCAGAGCCTGACCTCAGTGAAACgtccccagctcctctctgtGATCCATTTATGCGTCAGGGTCTGCACGTGTGGGCAGTGTAAAGGCTGTATGTCTAAAAAGAGCCCAGGCAGATCTTGCTTACTCCCGGTTTACATCATTTGTTCATATTTTTAGAGCTGGAAACTGGATATTTCTGGCGGCCGGGTATGGTTGGGAGATCCAGGGCTGCTTAGGAAAACTTTATGTGGTGGGAGCAGAAGGAGGGACACTGCAGAGCCCAGGAAGAGGCATTGTGGAGTGTGCCTGGGGCAGACACCTTCCCTGGGGAGTCTGCACTGGTATTTATTTCTCCTGTGCCAATTTAAAGGGATAGGAGAAATGTCTTGGACCCAGCAGACCTGAGTGGTTGAGCACAGAGCCCCAAGAGTCCTGTCTTAAAAAAGCTAGGGCTTGGGGACACTGTTGTTTCAGGAGACACTAGGGTAGAGACACAGGGTAAGAATAAATCCTGGGTCCTTCCTCAAACATACCATTTTCTACCCAAATTCCTATACGTGCAGGTAGAAAGCTGGCATCAACCCTTTGTGGTTTCTCAATCATTTCTGGGGCAGTAAAGAGTAAAGCCTGCCCCTGCTTATTTGTGGCCAGCGTGGCTGCCTGTCTCCTGGAAGGGTTTGCTAGGAACAGCAGAGGGGGCCTAGGAGGCTTGGTGCTCAGGGCACAGGGCAACAGGGTAGCCGGGAGCCTGTCCCCTTGTACAGTACCGCTTTCCACCCCACTGGCACCGAACTCTCTGTGAGAAGCACAGCAAAGTTTTCTCCCCGCACATGCCCCATGCCAGCTCCTCGCCCACCTCTCCCCATGCACACGCACAGAGCGCCTGGCCCCGGCGGACTCTGACTTACCAAGTTGACTGGGTGGATGTAGCCGTTCTCATACTTGTCATTGGCCAGGATCTGCCTCAGGTGAGCAATGTAGCTGGAGGCCAACCTCAAGGTGTCCAGTTTGGAAAGTTTGGTGTCTGGGGGCACCCAGGGTAGGGTGGTCTTAAGCCTGGAAAAGGCTTTGCTAAGGACCCTCATCCTTGCCCTCTCCCTGGCGTTGGCAGCGTTTCTCTGTACCTGCTTTCCCTCCTGGCTCACTCCATTTAAAGGGCTCTTCTTGGGGGGAGCCTTTTTCCTCTTGCCCGAGGCCCCTCTCCCCTTCTGAGGGGAGCCATTCTCGCCATTGGATCCCTCCTCGTTGCTCTCGGTGGACGCCCCAAACTCTTTGTTAGTATCCATTTTCAGCCCATCGCACTCCAGCATCTCCACCTCCTGCAGATCTTCCACATCACTGAGGGACCCAGTGGACATGGTCTGGAAGATGCCAAACGACCAGcgggaaaggggggaggggggaaagaagGGCAGCTCCTCAAATCTATTTCAAGGCAGCGTAGGAGAGAAGGGGCGCCAGTactttcctccccttccctccccgccCAGGACTAAGTCACAATACCAGTCCAGAGAGGATCCCCGCCCTCCCGCCCCCCAACCCCGCTTTGCCTGTGTTTGAGGGAGGGAGTGAGATTTtgtgagagagggagagagagagggagagagaaagctgAGGAATTTAGTGAGGACACTAGTAATTTATCTGGGGGATAAGAGAGGCGGATCCAGCCCAGGGGAGGGGCCCTGCCCACTGAGCACACCACATCCCCAATCACAGACCTTTGCACAGGACAGGGAATGAGGTACCCCAGCAAGCCTTTGCTGAGAGCTCGGAACTGGGATTCAAATCTTCACAACTGGACTAAAACAACTCTCTTActctctctccccctgctcTGTCTTTCTATCCTCCCCCTtcgtcctcctccttctcctcctcttctccttccccactTCCCTTTACAGCCCAGGGTTgctctccccctctctgccTCCTAGATGACCCAGGCAGCTGGTGTCACAATTCTTGATGAAAGCCAAAATGGGTCATGAGCAGAGAGAGCAGCAGATCCACCAGCCAAGCCTTCCAGGGAGCTTTGTAATGCGTGCCGTCGAAATGCTGTCCTGTAACCTAATCTAGGGGAGATTTGTGGATGATTATATTTGCGAATGCATCCTGTCCAGCTAGTAGCATATTCCAGGAAGGGAGTGCTCCGCCGCCTGGCCAGCAGTGTGGACCTTGCCGTCACAGCCCAGGGGCTGGAGGCAGGAGGATCTGACTTCTTCCAGCCTTCCGGGGTGACGTCCGACAAGTCCCGGTCCCTTCTCAGTCTTTGAGTCCTCCCAGCTGTGAATGTTGCGGAGGCTTCCTGGTCCACAGGTGTGCCAAGTGGCCAAGATCTCAGCAGTCTGTGAGCCCCACTGAGCCGAGGGAGAGTGTTGTTCTGCTGGGGAGGGTCTGTATGGCTGTGGATGGGGCAGCAAGGGTGTGCATGAAATGAAGGaaacgggggggggggatgtTTATTGGATGGTAGAGTTCCCACAGAAAAGAAACTTTTACTTGGTGTGCAGAGCAGATGTCAGTGGTTCTTTCTGCAGTACCCGTGGAGTGTTTTGTCGGCTGATTCGTGCATGCTCAAAAGTCAGAGGTTTTGCCTGAATAAAGAGGCAAGATAAGGGATAAGGCCCCTTCTGTGGGAGCGGTGGGACTGAGAGCATTAGGCCAGGCTCTGCAACCACTGAAGCCAAATATTCCCAGTGGTTTTACCACAAGTGGGAATGAGCGGGTTGCTGCATAGTTTGAATGAACTGACTTATGCTCCTGTTACAAACTTATGCACGTGTGTATTCAGTCTCAGTAGAGCAGGCTTTTGAAAGCAGTTaaccttgtcctatcacttctTCCTCTCCATATAAAATAGTTCCCTAAATCCACATTTGGAGTCCAAAGAGGCCAGTGAAACAGGAACTTGCTCTCATAGCTCCTTCCCTACTCATGCTC
This Aphelocoma coerulescens isolate FSJ_1873_10779 chromosome 3, UR_Acoe_1.0, whole genome shotgun sequence DNA region includes the following protein-coding sequences:
- the TCF21 gene encoding transcription factor 21 produces the protein MSTGSLSDVEDLQEVEMLECDGLKMDTNKEFGASTESNEEGSNGENGSPQKGRGASGKRKKAPPKKSPLNGVSQEGKQVQRNAANARERARMRVLSKAFSRLKTTLPWVPPDTKLSKLDTLRLASSYIAHLRQILANDKYENGYIHPVNLTWPFMVAGKPESDLKEVVNTNRLCGPTAS